The Devosia sp. A16 genome includes a window with the following:
- a CDS encoding RNA polymerase sigma factor, whose protein sequence is MTPEFINSGVLEAPIADETLIARAVGGDRHAFGELVERHYDFIFRTACKWCGKVSDAEDVAQEVCIKLASVLKSFDGRSAFTSWLYRVTLNAVRDMQRAKSRRGRNADRYAEVAPDEYLPEQEDAATSRELWNAVRRLPEQQRDAVLLIYAEGMSHAEAGVIMGCKEATVSWHVHEAKKTLRGLL, encoded by the coding sequence TTGACGCCTGAATTCATCAATAGCGGGGTGCTCGAGGCCCCGATCGCCGATGAAACGCTGATCGCGCGGGCGGTCGGCGGCGATCGGCATGCGTTCGGCGAGCTGGTCGAGCGGCATTATGATTTCATCTTCCGCACGGCGTGCAAATGGTGCGGCAAGGTGTCGGACGCCGAGGATGTGGCGCAGGAAGTGTGCATCAAGCTCGCCTCGGTGCTCAAAAGCTTCGACGGGCGCTCGGCGTTCACCAGCTGGCTCTATCGCGTCACCCTCAATGCGGTGCGCGATATGCAGCGGGCGAAGAGCCGGCGGGGGCGCAATGCCGATCGCTATGCCGAGGTGGCACCGGATGAATACCTGCCCGAGCAGGAAGACGCAGCGACCTCGCGGGAGCTGTGGAACGCAGTGCGCAGACTTCCCGAACAGCAACGGGATGCGGTGCTGCTGATCTACGCGGAGGGGATGAGCCACGCCGAAGCCGGCGTGATCATGGGGTGCAAGGAGGCAACCGTCTCCTGGCATGTCCACGAAGCCAAAAAGACCCTGAGGGGGCTCCTATGA